A section of the Humulus lupulus chromosome 2, drHumLupu1.1, whole genome shotgun sequence genome encodes:
- the LOC133815236 gene encoding uncharacterized protein LOC133815236: protein MTCVKIPKFSLLLNGSMHGFFASKRGLRQGDPISPLLFVLGMEYLSRILSKVGTLSGFKYHDKCSNLKLNHLCFADDLLIFCHGDYVSILLMLRGLKLFSSSSGLVPNSDKSAIYYHGMPEAVVDRVLEVSGFSRSHLPFRYLGIPICSKKIPSAECKCILERMISRIRSWSTQNLSYMGRVTLINSVLISIHSYWAQIMILPKKLLKEVEAICRAFLWKGISDTHLPGLIAWENICVSRAAGGLGFQKLHDWNMAAMGKYVWAIAKKKDSLFSSG, encoded by the coding sequence ATGACTTGTGTTAAAATTCCCAAGTTTTCCTTGCTTCTCAATGGATCGATGCATGGTTTTTTTGCATCAAAACGAGGTCTTAGGCAAGGGGATCCCATATCTCCCTTGCTGTTTGTTCTTGGAATGGAGTATCTATCAAGAATATTGAGTAAAGTGGGTACTTTATCTGGTTTCAAATACCATGATAAATGCTCCAATCTGAAGTTAAACCATCTATGTTTTGCGGACGACCTTCTTATTTTCTGTCATGGAGACTATGTTTCAATCCTTCTCATGCTCAGAGGTCTGAAGctattttcctcttcttcggGCCTGGTTCCCAACTCTGATAAGTCTGCCATATACTATCACGGTATGCCTGAAGCTGTAGTTGATCGGGTCCTAGAGGTCTCTGGATTTTCTCGCAGCCACCTCCCATTCAGGTACCTCGGCATCCCTATTTGCTCAAAAAAAATTCCTTCTGCTGAATGTAAATGTATATTGGAAAGGATGATAAGCAGGATTAGATCTTGGAGTACTCAGAACCTCTCTTATATGGGGAGAGTCACATTGATCAATTCAGTCCTAATCTCAATTCATTCATATTGGGCTCAAATTATGATTTTGCCTAAGAAATTGTTAAAAGAGGTTGAAGCTATATGTAGAGCCTTTCTTTGGAAAGGTATCTCGGATACTCACTTACCAGGGCTAATTGCTTGGGAGAATATTTGTGTCTCAAGGGCTGCAGGTGGCTTGGGATTTCAGAAATTACATGATTGGAACATGGCTGCCATGGGAAAATATGTTTGGGCAATTGCCAAGAAGAAAGATAGCCTGTTTTCAAGTGGATAA